The following DNA comes from Candidatus Neomarinimicrobiota bacterium.
GATTGGGGGAAAATATGACAATCCGGAGGATGAGGGTGATGTCACGCATTTCCAGGCTCTTTCCGCGGCTCTGTCAGCCACCATTGGGATAGGGAACATCGCAGGGGTAGCCCTTGCGGTTCGCCTCGGGGGCCCCGGTGCCCTTTTCTGGATGTGGGTTACGGCTGTTTTGGGCATGGCTTTGAAGTTTTCCGAATGTACCCTGAGTCACCACTTCAGGATCATTCACGAGGACGGTTCAGCATCGGGAGGACCCATGTATTACATCGAGAAGGGCCTCGGTCCCAGGTGGAAGCCCCTGGCCATCGCTTTTGCCTCGCTTGCCGTGACATGTTCCTTTTGTACGGGAAATATGAATCAGGCGAACACCATCGCCCAGACTTTCAGCACCTACAACGTTCCGTCGTGGGCGGCCGGTGCTATTATTGCCTTCATGGTGGGGCTCGTCATTATTGGCGGAATCAAGCGCATCGCCGCGGTTGCAAGTCGTCTTGTTCCAACCATGGCGCTACTGTATGTGGGAAGCGCCATCCTCGTTTTGTTGATAAACTACACGAAGGTTATTCCTGGAATCACATCCATTTTTCGCGAGGCGTTTTCTCTGAAGGCCGGTTGGGGAGGTCTCATAACCGTTATGATGTGGGGCGTGCGCAGGGGACTCTATTCAAATGAAGCGGGGCAGGGATCGGCACCCATCGCCCACGCCGCGGCCAAGACCAAGGAGTCAGTCCGTGAGGGAGTGGTTGCCCAGATAGGCCCTTTTGTGGATACCCTTGTCGTTTGCACTATGACGGGCCTCATGATCCTCACAACAGGGGTCCTTGACACTACTGATCTTACGGGTGCCCAGCTAACCAGAGAGGCTTTTCGTTTAGGTTTTTCATTCGCCCCCGAGATTGGAAGCTTCATCGTGAACGCTTCCGTTTTGCTGTTCGCTTATTCAACCATGGTCGCGTGGAGCTACTACGGCGACAGATCCATAGAGTATCTTTTGGGACCTCAGGCCGTTCGACCTTACAGGTGGTTCTACGTCTTCTTCAATTTCCTGGGAGCAATTCTTCCTCTGGCGTTCGTGTGGAACTTCGGGGACATCGCCCTGAGTCTCATGACAATCCCTAATCTGATTGGCGTCATTTTCCTCACCGGCACCTTGAAGACGATGACCAATGATTACTTCTCACGCCAGCATTTGACATACCAGGACTATCTTCGCCAGAAGGGCCAGGAACTGTCGGAGTGACTCCCACCAAAAAGGAGCTACTTCACGTCGCCCTCACCGCCGCCAGAAAGGCGGCTGAGTTCATACGCCAGGAGTCTCACAAGGTCCACAGGGTGGATTTCAAGGGGACCTCCGATCTCGTCACCAGGGTGGACCGTGGGTCGGAACAAATCATTCTCGATCAGCTGGAGCGCCATTTCCCGGATCATGGTATTCTCACTGAAGAATCAGATGGGAAGGCGGGAGAATCGGCCTACAGATGGATTGTTGACCCCCTTGACGGAACCACGAATTTCGTACACAGATACCCTTTCTATGCCGTGTCCATAGCCGTACACTTTGAGGACACCCCTATCGTTGGAGTCATTGCCGACGTTTATCATCGGCAGACCTACTGGGCCACTGAGGGTGGTGGAGCTTTCCGGGATGGAGAATCAATGGCCGTCTCCCGTACGAGAAAGCTGGAGCACGCGATCCTTTCCACCGGATTTCCTTATGTCCACGATGAGGTGTGGGCAAGAAATTTCGACTATTTAAGGGTTCTCAAAGACAAAAGCCAGGGTGTTCGACGGGGAGGTGCGGCGGCCATCGACCTTGCTTTCGTTTCGTGCGGGTGGCTGGATGGGTTCTGGGAATTCGGACTTAAGCCGTGGGATCAGGCTGCGGGAGCACTAATGGTGCAGGAGGCCGGAGGACGGGTATCGAGAGCCAACGGACCGGAATTCTCGGTATTCGACCCTGAGATCGTCGCAACCAACGGATACCTTCATGAAGAAATTCTGAGAGCAATGAAAAGTGTGACTGCGGAGGCTAAGGTTCGAAAAAGAAAATAAGAACATTCAGTTATTCATCAATGCTACGTCTTGCCCGCCTGAATGACAAAGTCGGGCAGGCAGATCCAACCAAAAGAGTCTTTGTCTTTTCCTGTCCTTTCCTTAGCCTAAGCCTTAGCCTGAGTCTCACCCTTAGCCTAAGGAATTTTCTTGGCGTTCAGGGAAATGTGTTTTCTCAATTTGTCAACCTCAAGCCGAATCCAATCGTTGAACGAGAAAATTCCATCCCCCGTCACCCGACCTATCGTGGTGCACGACACTCCTATTCGCATACAGAGACGTTCAATTTCAATGAGGGAATCCTCATGGATAGTAAGAATAAATAACCCCTGTGTTTCACCAAAAAGCAGTTCTTCGTCACTGATCTTGCTGCTCATATGAATTCTGGCTCCAACCCCTTCGGGGGATACCACCAGGCTGTGTGCAAGAGCCACAGCCAATCCACCCGTGGAAACGTCCCGGGCCGACCTGATGAGTCCAACCTTGTTCATCACCAGAATGATCTCGTGGATTCTCTGTTCCATTCCTGCATCCTGTGTTGGAGGAGGGGCATCCATTCGATTTCCCACCATTCTGGAATACTCTGAACCTCCCAACTCCCCTCTGTGACTTCCCAACATCAGGACGAAATCTTCAGGGTCCCGGAAACTGGGTGACATGAACCGATTCTCGTCTTCCATCAGCCCCACCACACCTGCCAAAGGGGTCGGAATCGACTTCGCGGCCCAAAAATGAACACTCTTGTTCACCACTGGAATCCTCAGTACGCGACAGGCTTCACGAACACCGGCCACCATTTCACTGAACGAATGGAATTCTTCTGGATCTTGAAGATCACCGACTCCAAAGCTTACCACAGCCCCCTTCGGATTTGCCCCTCTGCAGACCACTTTCCTGGCCCCGCTCATGATCGCACGTTTACCACCTGTTCTTGGGTCCAGAGAGGCGATCCTGCCCGATCCCCACGACCGGAATACGACAGAGTCGCGGGAATTTGTCTGGTCTGAGGGTGGATTCTTCACGTCGAATGAGTTGAGGCATATTCTGCTTTTCTCATCGGCCAGCACGTTTGCTACGGCAAGAAGTTCCAACAGAGGTAAGTTCCATGACTTATTCTTTTTCGTAGTAACAGACTTTACTTCTTGAGTCTCCGCCGGATTCCCGGCTCCTTTCCGTGCCAGTTCGTGCCAGGGAGTTTCTGGGCGTTCCCGAAACACCGCCAGAGGAATGGAGCAATACTTCTTCCTC
Coding sequences within:
- a CDS encoding sodium:alanine symporter family protein, which encodes MPENLGDILTRWTSTFSGWISIPLIVILLGTGILVSIRLRWIQLRKLNHSFDVIGGKYDNPEDEGDVTHFQALSAALSATIGIGNIAGVALAVRLGGPGALFWMWVTAVLGMALKFSECTLSHHFRIIHEDGSASGGPMYYIEKGLGPRWKPLAIAFASLAVTCSFCTGNMNQANTIAQTFSTYNVPSWAAGAIIAFMVGLVIIGGIKRIAAVASRLVPTMALLYVGSAILVLLINYTKVIPGITSIFREAFSLKAGWGGLITVMMWGVRRGLYSNEAGQGSAPIAHAAAKTKESVREGVVAQIGPFVDTLVVCTMTGLMILTTGVLDTTDLTGAQLTREAFRLGFSFAPEIGSFIVNASVLLFAYSTMVAWSYYGDRSIEYLLGPQAVRPYRWFYVFFNFLGAILPLAFVWNFGDIALSLMTIPNLIGVIFLTGTLKTMTNDYFSRQHLTYQDYLRQKGQELSE
- a CDS encoding inositol monophosphatase family protein, with product MTPTKKELLHVALTAARKAAEFIRQESHKVHRVDFKGTSDLVTRVDRGSEQIILDQLERHFPDHGILTEESDGKAGESAYRWIVDPLDGTTNFVHRYPFYAVSIAVHFEDTPIVGVIADVYHRQTYWATEGGGAFRDGESMAVSRTRKLEHAILSTGFPYVHDEVWARNFDYLRVLKDKSQGVRRGGAAAIDLAFVSCGWLDGFWEFGLKPWDQAAGALMVQEAGGRVSRANGPEFSVFDPEIVATNGYLHEEILRAMKSVTAEAKVRKRK
- a CDS encoding AIR synthase-related protein, which produces MSQPEVTPELATKYGLSKAEFSTISTALGRIPTFSEMRVLAFYWSEPYSWKSATAVLNSLPEIQRSHELVQGSAGPGPLDMGNNRALVVKISSCGLQKGEDAEQAVAGCIRRASGEIMALGARPMSLYYSRFVGIISQRGTKKMVRLVSKGAKSSASRLHIPVALSQEIFDEGYSTQLLFHAVVLGWINEDTVISPEALGEGSALFLLRRKSRETVDSTPHHTWEDAMVQVCEELAARPYLIAMQPASLGGVALACVELALRGGSGISLNLNKIATGGDVLKLSERALSQETGRFIAVINRGFEQELKTICRERGVDCVPMGKVNGRGTFDIRHGRKKYCSIPLAVFRERPETPWHELARKGAGNPAETQEVKSVTTKKNKSWNLPLLELLAVANVLADEKSRICLNSFDVKNPPSDQTNSRDSVVFRSWGSGRIASLDPRTGGKRAIMSGARKVVCRGANPKGAVVSFGVGDLQDPEEFHSFSEMVAGVREACRVLRIPVVNKSVHFWAAKSIPTPLAGVVGLMEDENRFMSPSFRDPEDFVLMLGSHRGELGGSEYSRMVGNRMDAPPPTQDAGMEQRIHEIILVMNKVGLIRSARDVSTGGLAVALAHSLVVSPEGVGARIHMSSKISDEELLFGETQGLFILTIHEDSLIEIERLCMRIGVSCTTIGRVTGDGIFSFNDWIRLEVDKLRKHISLNAKKIP